The stretch of DNA GGACGCGTCGGTGCGTGAGGAGATCACCTCACCCGTGGCCGGGTCGAGCACCTCGTACACCTCGGCGGCCCGGCCGTCCCGGTAGCGGCCACCGACGTACATCCCGGGCAGATCCTGGTGGTTCACAGCAGCGTCCAGGCTTCGGTGAGGACGCTGCGCAGGATGGTTTCGATTTCGTCGAATTCGGTCTGCCCGCAGATCAGTGGGGGTGCGAGCTGGATGACCGGGTCGCCGCGGTCGTCGGCCCGGCAGTACAGGCCGGCGTCGAACAGGGCGGTGGAGAGGAACCCGTGCAGGATCCGTTCGGCCTCGGCGTCGGTGAACGTTTCCTTGGTGGCCTTGTCCTTGACCAGTTCGATGCCGTAGAAGAAGCCTTCGCCGCGCACGTCGCCGACCATCGGCAGGTCGGTGAGCTTGTCGAGGGTGGCCCGGAATGCCGGCGCCTGCTCGGCGACGTGGGCGTTGAGGCCTTCGCGTTCGAAGATGTCCAGGTTCGCCAGCGCGACCGCCGCGGAGACGGGGTGGCCGCCGAAGGTGTAGCCGTGCGCGAACATCGACTGCCCGTCGGCGAACGGTTCGAACAACCGGTCGGAGGCGATCATCGCCCCGATCGGCGAATACCCGGAGGTCAGGCCCTTGGCGCAGGTGATGATGTCGGGGACGTATCCGAAGTCGTCGCACGCGAACATCGACCCGATCCGGCCGAACGCGCAGATCACCTCGTCGGAGACGAGCAGCACGTCGTAGTCGTCGCAGATCTGCCGGACCCGTTCGAAGTAGCCGGGCGGGGGTGGGAAGCAGCCGCCGGCGTTCTGGACGGGTTCGAGGAAGACGGCGGCGACGGTGTCGGGGCCCTCGAATTCGATGGCCTCGGCGATCCGGTCGGCGGCCCAGATCCCGAACGCCTCCGGGTCGGTGTCCAGCGGTGCGGGGGCGCGGTAGAGGTTGGTGTTGGGGACCCGGAACGCGCCGGGGGTGAGCGGTTCGAACGGGGCCTTCAGGGCGGGGATCCCGGTGATGGCGAGGGCGCCTTGGGGGGTGCCGTGGTAGGCGATGGAGCGGGAGATGACCTTGTGTTTGCCGGGTTTGCCGACCTTCTTGAAGTATTGTTTGGCCAGTTTCCAGGCGCTTTCGACGGCCTCGCCGCCGCCGGTGGTGAAGAAGACCCGGTTCAGGTCGCCGGGGGCGTAGCCGGCGAGGCGTTCGGCGAGTTCGATGGCCGGTTCGGTGGCGTAGGACCAGAGCGGGAAGAAGGCGAGTTGTTCGGCCTGTTTGGCGGCGGCCTCGGCGAGCTCGGTGCGGCCGTGTCCGGCCTGGACGACGAACAGCCCGGACAGTCCGTCGAGGTAGCTCTTACCGGACGCGTCGAAGATCCGGGCACCCTCGCCGCGGGTGATGATCGGCGGGGTGATGTTCTCCCCGTGCCGGGAGAAATGACCCCACAAGTGGCGGCGGGCGGCCGTCTCGAGGTGCGTGGTGCTGGGCGAAGTGGTGGTAACCGTAGTCATCGGGTTCCCCAATCATATTGCTGTTTGACGAGTTTCAGGTACACCATCGTCTCGGTGCCGAGCACACCGGGAATAGTGCGGATTTCTTTGTTGAGCACGGTCAGCAGGTGGTCGTCGTTCTCGCACACGATCTCGGCGAGGATGTCGTAGGCGCCGGCCGTGAGCACCACGTAGTCGATCGCGTCGACGTCGGCGAGCTGGGCGGCGATCTCGGTGACGTCGCCCGAGCAGCGGATCCCGACCATGGCCTGGCGCGCGAATCCCACCTGCACGGGGTCGGTGACCGCGACGATCTGCGTGACACCGGTGTCGATCAGCTTCTGCACGCGTTGGCGTACAGCCGCTTCCGATAATCCGACGACCTTGCCGATGGCCGCGTACGACCGTCGACCGTCCTCCTGAAGTTGCTCGATGATCTGCTTGGACACGGGATCGAGAGAAGTGGGCTGCTCAGACATGGTCGAATCCTCCCTTGCTCGTCGTGTCGAAGACAATCGGCTCGGACATTGTCGGAAACTATCGCCTCTTCCCGGTGACGAAAGTGCTCATTGCTCTGGCACCTTCACTTCCGTGTCGGCGGTGAGGGTGCGTCCGCGGAAGAAGTTCTTGGTGCCGGTCGCGAAGCACAGCAACATCAGGGGAATTCCGACGACCAGCATGCCGACGCCGAGGACGAACACGCCGCCGAACGGGCCGAAGGCGGTGAAGCCGTAGTCGGGACGCAGCATGTCGACGGCGCTCTGCACGAAGGCCCACGTCATGCACAGGGCGCCGAGCAGCGGAAAGATGCCGCGCATGAACAGGTTACGTGCAGAGTCGAACAGGGTTCGCCGGAAGTACCAGACGCAGGCGTAGGCGGTGATGCCGTAGTAGAACGCGACGGCGAGCCCGAGCGACGCCACCGAATCCTGCAACGCGTTGGAACTGGCGAACGACAGCACCAGGTAGAACAGCAGCGCTGCCGCCCCCATGACGAGGGTTCCGAAGCCGGGTGTCATGTAACGCGGGTGCACGGAGGAGAACCGTTTGGGCAGCGCCTCGTACACCGCCATCGACAACGTTCCGCGGGCGGTCGGGAGGATCGTGGTCTGGGTCGAGGAGAGCGCGGAGATCGACACCGTCAGCATCAGCAACGAGGCCGCCACCGGACCGGCGACCGGCCCGCCCAGCGTGGTCAGCACGTCGTCGACGTTCTCGGGATTGTTCAACCCGATGCCGGTGTCCCCGAACCCGGCGAACGACTGGACGGCGTAGCCGACCAGGACGTACGTGGCCACGAGGATCACCGTGGTCAGCACGGCCGCGCGTCCCGGTGTCCGCTCGGAGTCCTTGGTCTCCTCACCGACGGCCAGGCAGGCGTCCCATCCCCAGTAGATGAAGATGCACAGGATGATGGCCTGCGCGGCACTCGACATCGAGACGCCGGTCGGGATGATCCAATCGAGTTCCGGGGTGATCGCCTGCGGGCCGGCGGTGCCTCCGAACACCTTCGACAGGGCGAGGACGCTGACTCCGATCAACACGGTGAACTGCACGGCGATCAGCACATTCTGCAGCCGTTCGCTGATGAGGATGCCGCGGAAGCTGACGTAGGTCATGGCCGCGATGAAGAAGCATCCCAGCATCACCTTCGCGGTGAGCGACTCCGCAGCCGCGTGCAACCCGAGAACCTCGAACAGGTAGATCGCCGCGATCTCCGCGGTGTTGGCGAGGACGATGATCGCGGACACCGCGAGCCCCCATCCCGCCATCCAGCCGATCCACGGACCGAACGCTTTGGTGCCCCAGGTGAACGACGTCCCGCAGTCCGGGGTGTCGCGGTTGAGTTCGCGATAGGCGAACGCCGTCAGCAGCATCGGAATGAAGGCGACGAGGAACATCGACGGCGCCTTGTCGCCGACCGCCAGCACGACATAGCCGAGCGTCGCGGCGAGGCTGTAGGCCGGCGCGACCGACGACAGCCCGATGACGGTGTTGCCGATCAAACCCAGTGCGCCGCTGTTGAGCCCCTTCGCGGCGGGTTCCTGGGTTTTCGTGAGCGGGGTCTTCAAGGGTGGAGGTTCGGCAATGCTCATTCATACTCCCTCGAGGTGTGCGGCAGCGGG from Rhodococcus opacus B4 encodes:
- a CDS encoding Lrp/AsnC family transcriptional regulator; translation: MSEQPTSLDPVSKQIIEQLQEDGRRSYAAIGKVVGLSEAAVRQRVQKLIDTGVTQIVAVTDPVQVGFARQAMVGIRCSGDVTEIAAQLADVDAIDYVVLTAGAYDILAEIVCENDDHLLTVLNKEIRTIPGVLGTETMVYLKLVKQQYDWGTR
- a CDS encoding aspartate aminotransferase family protein is translated as MTTVTTTSPSTTHLETAARRHLWGHFSRHGENITPPIITRGEGARIFDASGKSYLDGLSGLFVVQAGHGRTELAEAAAKQAEQLAFFPLWSYATEPAIELAERLAGYAPGDLNRVFFTTGGGEAVESAWKLAKQYFKKVGKPGKHKVISRSIAYHGTPQGALAITGIPALKAPFEPLTPGAFRVPNTNLYRAPAPLDTDPEAFGIWAADRIAEAIEFEGPDTVAAVFLEPVQNAGGCFPPPPGYFERVRQICDDYDVLLVSDEVICAFGRIGSMFACDDFGYVPDIITCAKGLTSGYSPIGAMIASDRLFEPFADGQSMFAHGYTFGGHPVSAAVALANLDIFEREGLNAHVAEQAPAFRATLDKLTDLPMVGDVRGEGFFYGIELVKDKATKETFTDAEAERILHGFLSTALFDAGLYCRADDRGDPVIQLAPPLICGQTEFDEIETILRSVLTEAWTLL
- a CDS encoding APC family permease → MSIAEPPPLKTPLTKTQEPAAKGLNSGALGLIGNTVIGLSSVAPAYSLAATLGYVVLAVGDKAPSMFLVAFIPMLLTAFAYRELNRDTPDCGTSFTWGTKAFGPWIGWMAGWGLAVSAIIVLANTAEIAAIYLFEVLGLHAAAESLTAKVMLGCFFIAAMTYVSFRGILISERLQNVLIAVQFTVLIGVSVLALSKVFGGTAGPQAITPELDWIIPTGVSMSSAAQAIILCIFIYWGWDACLAVGEETKDSERTPGRAAVLTTVILVATYVLVGYAVQSFAGFGDTGIGLNNPENVDDVLTTLGGPVAGPVAASLLMLTVSISALSSTQTTILPTARGTLSMAVYEALPKRFSSVHPRYMTPGFGTLVMGAAALLFYLVLSFASSNALQDSVASLGLAVAFYYGITAYACVWYFRRTLFDSARNLFMRGIFPLLGALCMTWAFVQSAVDMLRPDYGFTAFGPFGGVFVLGVGMLVVGIPLMLLCFATGTKNFFRGRTLTADTEVKVPEQ